A window of Rhodococcus sp. SGAir0479 contains these coding sequences:
- a CDS encoding lipase family protein, whose product MPMGSKRVSNPLPHRLRRGATALAAVLALAGWVAPAAAAAPVYPAAAQDPFYTAPAGLGERSDGDVLAVRPMPALAAFPNTAVWQLEFRSTNSEGRPIAAVTTVLSPPNRQPNGPLLSYQHIVNALGTRCAPSRALYTGDPDLMIREAPALNVALSRGWTVALPDHLGPTSAYGAARLGGQITLDGIRAAQRAPELGLSGSPVAMAGYSGGGMATAFAAALAPTYAPELNIVGVAQGGVPMNLGKMARALGTAPHPVFGLALAAAIGLEREYPDELPIGEQLNDRGLAMRDAIANACTNQILATGAGRSVDEVATSTGLFDSPAVQRVLDDNSVEVYPGVPTAPIFEWHSPTDALIPVDSIDATVQRYCRAGATIQSELFPSPDHLTTAVLGAPRALDYLDARFRGEPAPRNCP is encoded by the coding sequence ATGCCGATGGGGTCGAAACGCGTGTCGAATCCACTGCCACACCGACTGCGGCGGGGGGCGACCGCGCTTGCGGCTGTGCTCGCGCTGGCGGGCTGGGTCGCTCCGGCCGCGGCCGCCGCGCCCGTGTACCCGGCCGCCGCCCAGGACCCGTTCTACACCGCGCCCGCCGGGCTCGGCGAGCGGTCCGACGGCGACGTGCTCGCCGTCCGTCCCATGCCGGCGCTGGCGGCCTTCCCGAACACGGCGGTGTGGCAGCTCGAGTTCCGCTCCACCAATTCCGAGGGGCGGCCGATCGCAGCAGTCACCACCGTCCTCTCGCCGCCGAACCGGCAACCGAACGGCCCGCTGCTGTCCTATCAGCACATCGTCAACGCTCTCGGCACCCGCTGCGCACCCTCGCGGGCGCTGTACACCGGCGACCCGGACCTGATGATCCGCGAGGCACCGGCGCTGAACGTCGCCCTGTCCCGCGGCTGGACGGTGGCCCTACCGGATCATCTGGGCCCGACCAGCGCGTACGGCGCGGCGAGGCTCGGCGGCCAGATCACGCTGGACGGTATCCGCGCCGCACAGCGGGCGCCCGAGCTGGGATTGTCGGGCAGTCCCGTCGCGATGGCCGGGTACTCGGGAGGTGGCATGGCGACCGCTTTCGCCGCCGCACTGGCCCCGACGTACGCGCCGGAACTGAACATCGTGGGCGTCGCCCAGGGTGGGGTCCCGATGAACCTCGGAAAGATGGCCCGCGCGCTCGGTACCGCACCGCACCCGGTGTTCGGCCTCGCGCTCGCCGCCGCGATCGGCCTCGAACGCGAGTACCCGGACGAGCTGCCGATCGGGGAGCAGCTCAACGACCGCGGTCTGGCGATGCGAGATGCGATCGCCAACGCGTGCACCAATCAGATCCTCGCGACCGGCGCCGGGCGCAGCGTCGACGAGGTGGCCACGTCCACGGGCCTGTTCGACAGCCCGGCCGTCCAGCGCGTCCTCGACGACAACAGCGTCGAGGTGTATCCGGGGGTGCCGACGGCACCGATCTTCGAGTGGCACAGCCCCACCGACGCACTGATCCCCGTCGACTCCATCGACGCCACCGTGCAGCGGTACTGCCGTGCCGGGGCGACGATCCAGTCGGAACTGTTCCCCAGTCCCGACCACCTCACCACCGCGGTGCTGGGCGCGCCCCGCGCGCTCGACTACCTCGACGCGCGTTTCCGCGGGGAACCGGCTCCACGCAACTGCCCGTGA
- a CDS encoding RNA polymerase-binding protein RbpA: protein MADRVLRGSRLGAVSYETDRDHDLAPRRIARYRCDNGEEFDVPFADDAEIPGTWLCKNGLEGTLLEGSAPETKKVKPPRTHWDMLLERRSVEELEELLKERLDLLKAKRRGA, encoded by the coding sequence ATGGCAGATCGCGTACTTCGAGGTAGCCGGCTCGGTGCGGTGAGCTACGAGACCGATCGCGACCACGACCTGGCACCCCGCCGCATCGCCCGGTACCGGTGTGACAACGGCGAAGAGTTCGACGTGCCCTTCGCCGACGATGCGGAGATTCCCGGTACGTGGCTGTGCAAGAACGGCCTCGAGGGCACCCTGCTCGAGGGCAGCGCGCCCGAGACCAAGAAGGTCAAGCCGCCGCGCACCCACTGGGACATGCTGCTCGAGCGTCGGTCGGTCGAGGAGCTCGAGGAGCTGCTCAAGGAGCGCCTGGACCTGCTCAAGGCCAAGCGCCGGGGCGCCTAG
- a CDS encoding bifunctional aminoglycoside phosphotransferase/ATP-binding protein, giving the protein MVFLLGERVYKAKKPIRTDFLDFRTRAARRAVCAREVELNRRLAPDVYLGVVELGDPDGAAEAGEPLVVMRRMPEDARLSTLVDAGGCEDLVGTIAGLVARFHARARRGPDVDAEGTTAAVRRRWQNNLRETRDLGSAVLGDDRLGRIERQVLRYLDGRAPLFTARIDAGRIVDGHGDLLADDIFRLPDGPRILDCLEFDDRLRYLDGIDDIACLAMDLEYLGRADLAALLFERYTAAATDPAPTSLRHHYVAYRAFMRAKVDCVRYLQGRVESADDARRHTTLAEEHLAAGTVRLAIVGGLPATGKSTVARALADTVGAVLVSSDAVRREMFADARLRDPDPGYGRGRYAEEATERVYGALLARAAHALAHGESVVLDASWTDAARRQRAADVAAAHLADLVPIQCTAPAGVTELRLRERAVTGRDHDSEATPDVANTMARRADPWPGATRIDTSGEVRDAAAAAVARWADES; this is encoded by the coding sequence GTGGTGTTCCTGCTCGGCGAGCGGGTGTACAAGGCCAAGAAGCCCATTCGCACCGACTTCCTCGACTTCCGGACGCGCGCGGCTCGGCGAGCGGTCTGTGCTCGCGAGGTGGAGCTGAACCGGCGGCTGGCGCCGGACGTCTACCTCGGGGTCGTCGAACTCGGCGACCCGGACGGCGCGGCCGAGGCCGGTGAGCCCCTGGTCGTGATGCGGCGGATGCCGGAGGACGCCCGGTTGTCCACGCTCGTGGACGCCGGCGGTTGCGAGGACCTCGTCGGGACGATCGCCGGGCTGGTCGCCCGGTTCCATGCCCGTGCTCGCCGCGGACCCGACGTGGACGCCGAGGGCACCACCGCCGCCGTACGGCGGCGGTGGCAGAACAACCTGCGCGAAACCCGCGACCTGGGCTCCGCCGTTCTCGGCGACGACCGGCTGGGCCGGATCGAGCGACAGGTGCTGCGCTACCTCGACGGACGGGCACCGCTGTTCACCGCGCGGATCGATGCCGGCCGCATCGTCGACGGGCACGGCGACCTTCTCGCCGACGACATCTTCCGTCTGCCCGACGGACCCCGGATCCTGGACTGCCTCGAGTTCGACGACCGGCTCCGCTACCTCGACGGCATCGACGACATTGCTTGTCTGGCGATGGATCTCGAGTACCTCGGCCGTGCGGACCTGGCCGCGCTGCTGTTCGAGCGCTACACCGCGGCGGCCACGGACCCCGCGCCCACGTCGTTGCGGCACCACTACGTCGCCTACCGGGCATTCATGCGAGCCAAGGTGGACTGTGTCCGCTACCTGCAAGGACGGGTCGAGTCCGCGGACGACGCCCGCCGCCACACGACACTGGCCGAGGAACACCTGGCGGCGGGGACGGTCCGGCTGGCGATCGTCGGCGGGTTGCCCGCGACCGGCAAGTCCACAGTCGCGCGGGCGCTCGCGGACACCGTCGGTGCGGTTCTGGTGTCCAGTGATGCGGTGCGGCGGGAGATGTTCGCGGACGCGCGGCTCCGCGACCCGGATCCCGGCTACGGCCGGGGGCGTTACGCGGAGGAGGCAACCGAACGGGTGTACGGGGCGCTGCTCGCGCGCGCGGCGCACGCCCTGGCGCACGGGGAGAGCGTGGTACTCGACGCGTCGTGGACCGACGCCGCTCGGCGGCAGAGAGCAGCCGATGTGGCCGCGGCCCACCTGGCGGATCTTGTGCCGATCCAGTGCACGGCGCCGGCGGGGGTGACCGAGCTTCGACTGCGCGAGCGGGCGGTGACGGGCCGCGACCACGATTCGGAGGCCACCCCGGACGTCGCGAACACGATGGCCCGACGCGCCGACCCGTGGCCCGGCGCCACCCGAATCGACACCTCCGGGGAGGTGCGGGACGCGGCCGCAGCCGCAGTGGCGCGCTGGGCGGACGAGTCCTGA
- a CDS encoding response regulator transcription factor: MLSVFLVDDHEVVRRGLAALVDADDDMCVVGQAENRSQALAQIPVVRPDVVLLDVRLPDGSGLDVCRRLCARMPEVRCLIVTSFRDARAMRDAAAAGAKGYVVKDVRGMQLVEAVREVGAGRSLPLPPEAPPRRRDGFPNNLTAQERRLLELLGEGLTNRQIAERIFLAEKTVKNYVSRILAKLGVERRTQAAVLAARFAGGPG; the protein is encoded by the coding sequence ATGTTGTCAGTGTTCCTCGTCGACGATCACGAGGTGGTGCGCCGCGGCCTCGCCGCACTGGTCGACGCCGACGACGACATGTGCGTCGTCGGCCAGGCCGAGAACCGGTCCCAGGCCCTCGCGCAGATTCCTGTCGTCAGACCGGACGTGGTGCTGCTGGACGTGCGCCTGCCCGACGGCAGCGGACTCGATGTGTGTCGACGGTTGTGTGCCCGGATGCCCGAGGTGCGCTGCCTGATCGTGACGTCGTTCCGGGACGCCCGGGCGATGCGGGACGCTGCGGCCGCCGGGGCCAAGGGTTACGTCGTCAAGGACGTGCGCGGTATGCAGTTGGTGGAGGCGGTGCGGGAGGTGGGCGCCGGACGCTCGCTGCCGCTCCCCCCGGAGGCGCCGCCGCGGCGCCGGGACGGGTTCCCGAACAATCTGACGGCACAGGAGCGGCGGTTGCTCGAGCTGCTCGGGGAGGGCCTCACCAACCGGCAGATCGCCGAGCGGATCTTCCTGGCCGAGAAGACCGTGAAGAACTACGTGTCCCGGATCCTGGCCAAACTGGGCGTGGAGCGGCGGACCCAGGCCGCGGTGTTGGCGGCGCGGTTCGCGGGCGGTCCGGGCTGA
- a CDS encoding universal stress protein — translation MDGSATSYAAAVWAAREAGLHGCPLRIVSALGAPTPYGDGIRLPPSYFIDRDRAVHAGLDTAAAAACSAGEPAPTAVTTDVLEGPARPALLEASKSARMMVVGSRGLGRVTAALAGSVAVALGAHAHCPVVVIRASTEHPTGGDVVVGVDGTDNSRSALAAAFEEAALRGARVHAVHTWSQFDMSTAFDDQFRLEWDEVEVAEQAVLAESLAGWTETYPGTAVARTVVRGHAADELLSVAADADLLVVGSHGRGGFTGMLLGSTSGVLLHSATCPLMIVRT, via the coding sequence ATCGACGGCTCCGCGACCTCGTACGCCGCGGCCGTCTGGGCCGCCCGCGAAGCCGGACTGCACGGCTGTCCCCTCCGGATCGTCTCGGCGCTCGGCGCACCGACCCCGTACGGGGACGGCATCAGGTTGCCGCCCAGTTACTTCATCGACCGCGACCGGGCCGTGCACGCCGGCCTCGACACGGCCGCTGCGGCAGCGTGCAGCGCCGGCGAGCCGGCTCCGACGGCGGTCACCACCGACGTGCTGGAAGGCCCGGCCCGGCCGGCGCTGCTGGAGGCGTCGAAGTCGGCGCGGATGATGGTGGTCGGGAGCCGCGGGCTCGGCCGGGTGACCGCCGCGCTCGCCGGATCGGTCGCCGTCGCACTGGGCGCGCACGCACACTGTCCCGTCGTCGTGATCCGGGCGTCGACGGAACACCCGACCGGAGGCGATGTCGTGGTCGGAGTCGACGGCACCGACAACAGTCGCTCGGCGCTGGCGGCCGCGTTCGAGGAGGCGGCGCTGCGGGGCGCGCGGGTGCACGCCGTCCACACGTGGTCGCAGTTCGACATGTCCACTGCCTTCGACGATCAGTTCCGCCTGGAGTGGGACGAGGTCGAGGTGGCCGAGCAGGCGGTACTGGCCGAGAGTCTGGCGGGCTGGACGGAGACCTACCCCGGAACGGCGGTCGCGCGCACCGTCGTCCGGGGCCACGCCGCAGACGAACTCCTCAGCGTCGCCGCGGACGCGGATCTGCTCGTGGTGGGCAGCCACGGCCGCGGCGGCTTCACCGGGATGCTGCTCGGCTCCACCTCGGGGGTCCTCCTGCACTCCGCGACCTGTCCGCTCATGATCGTGCGGACCTGA
- a CDS encoding universal stress protein, with the protein MTPSPIVVGVDGSAASRDAVRWAAHEAALRGDPLLLLASVGAGGIGLGSPFVDDLRIAGEHALNDARELVSREYPELAPETELSPVPPAQLLLDHSESARMLVLGTRGLGEFTSGLAGSVTSAVARHARCPVAVVPGWPRPGEPPLDGPVVVGVDNSAANEPAIGAAFEEASLHGTELVAVHAWSDRDLAVLPFAQARQRLDWAQVEAAEQAALSESLAGWREKYPDVAVRPLVVQDRPVRNLLLHGAGARLIVVGSRGRGGFLGMTLGSTSTALLHTVTGPLLVVRGDGRSVSRPA; encoded by the coding sequence ATGACCCCTTCTCCGATCGTCGTCGGCGTCGACGGCTCCGCCGCATCGCGCGACGCCGTCCGCTGGGCCGCCCACGAGGCCGCGCTCCGCGGCGACCCCCTGCTGCTGCTGGCGAGTGTCGGTGCCGGCGGCATCGGGCTCGGGTCACCGTTCGTCGACGATCTGCGGATCGCCGGGGAGCATGCGCTGAACGACGCGCGGGAGCTCGTGTCCCGGGAGTACCCGGAGCTGGCGCCGGAAACCGAACTGTCGCCGGTGCCGCCGGCGCAGCTGTTGCTCGACCACTCCGAGTCGGCGCGCATGCTCGTGCTCGGCACCCGCGGCCTCGGCGAATTCACCAGCGGCCTGGCCGGGTCGGTCACCTCCGCCGTCGCCCGGCACGCGCGCTGTCCGGTCGCGGTGGTGCCCGGGTGGCCCCGGCCGGGAGAGCCACCACTGGACGGACCGGTCGTCGTCGGGGTCGACAACTCGGCGGCGAACGAACCCGCGATCGGTGCGGCCTTCGAGGAAGCGTCGCTGCACGGCACCGAACTCGTGGCGGTGCACGCCTGGTCCGACCGGGATCTGGCCGTCCTGCCGTTCGCGCAGGCCCGGCAGCGGCTGGACTGGGCCCAGGTGGAGGCCGCCGAGCAGGCGGCGCTGTCCGAGAGCCTGGCCGGGTGGCGGGAGAAGTACCCCGACGTCGCGGTGCGGCCGCTCGTCGTGCAGGACCGGCCGGTGCGCAACCTGTTGCTGCACGGTGCCGGAGCGCGTCTCATCGTCGTCGGCAGCCGCGGCCGCGGCGGATTCCTGGGCATGACCCTCGGGTCCACCAGCACGGCGCTGCTGCACACGGTCACGGGGCCGCTGCTCGTCGTCCGCGGCGACGGCCGGTCGGTCAGTCGCCCGGCTTGA
- a CDS encoding Hsp20/alpha crystallin family protein, producing MSSVPARRRSVFPDLTELFDALPVTGFRPPFGGNLIRVEDRLDDDKYVLRAELPGLNPEDIEVSVEDGRLNIAAERTEETSERGRSEFTYGSFNRSVTLPPGADEDQVEASYTKGILEVTVGLTTQQSGGRSIEVKPGD from the coding sequence ATGTCCAGTGTTCCCGCCCGCCGCAGGTCCGTCTTTCCCGATCTGACCGAACTGTTCGACGCGCTCCCGGTGACGGGCTTCCGTCCACCGTTCGGCGGCAACCTCATTCGCGTCGAGGACCGTCTCGACGACGACAAGTACGTGCTGCGTGCCGAGTTGCCGGGCCTGAACCCGGAGGACATCGAGGTCAGCGTCGAGGACGGCCGGCTGAACATCGCGGCCGAACGGACCGAGGAGACGTCCGAACGCGGACGGTCGGAGTTCACCTACGGTTCGTTCAACCGGTCGGTGACGTTGCCGCCCGGCGCGGACGAGGACCAGGTCGAGGCCAGCTACACCAAGGGGATCCTCGAGGTCACCGTCGGGCTCACGACGCAACAGTCCGGAGGCCGGAGCATCGAGGTCAAGCCGGGCGACTGA
- a CDS encoding universal stress protein: protein MDRATNGVADAGRGAVVVGVDDSDAAFDALDWAAGIAALRGLPVHVAHALPTPGVYMSEASALIQAGFEERLQESAHEVLARARERVTAAHPDVECSAGTYPGPPASALLEVGAEAELLVLGATGAGGLGGALVGSTGQRVAQHARCPVVIHRGGPGAAHDARPVVVGVDGSAASARALAAAFEYAALFGAPLDAVHAWGPDRPVHRHGAFRLVDWAKVEAEERAVLAEALAAMRTRHPGVPVDARLERRGAAAALLDHAQRACLVVVGSRGRGRLRGALLGSTSQNLLHHAPCPVMVCRPPRE, encoded by the coding sequence ATGGACCGGGCGACCAACGGGGTGGCGGACGCCGGACGGGGTGCGGTGGTGGTGGGCGTCGACGACTCCGACGCGGCCTTCGACGCCCTCGACTGGGCCGCCGGAATCGCCGCCCTGCGCGGGCTGCCGGTACACGTGGCGCACGCGTTGCCCACCCCCGGCGTGTACATGAGCGAGGCGTCGGCCCTGATCCAGGCGGGGTTCGAGGAGCGCCTGCAGGAGTCGGCGCACGAGGTGCTCGCCCGCGCGCGTGAGCGGGTGACGGCCGCCCACCCGGACGTCGAGTGCTCGGCGGGCACCTACCCCGGTCCGCCCGCGTCCGCATTGCTCGAGGTGGGTGCGGAAGCGGAACTGCTGGTGCTGGGAGCCACGGGGGCGGGCGGTCTCGGCGGCGCACTGGTCGGATCCACCGGGCAGCGGGTCGCCCAGCACGCGCGGTGCCCGGTGGTGATCCATCGGGGCGGGCCCGGGGCGGCCCACGATGCGCGGCCGGTCGTCGTCGGCGTGGACGGAAGCGCCGCGAGCGCCCGGGCGCTCGCGGCGGCGTTCGAGTACGCGGCCCTGTTCGGGGCGCCGTTGGACGCGGTGCACGCGTGGGGTCCGGATCGGCCGGTGCACCGACACGGGGCCTTCCGGTTGGTGGACTGGGCCAAGGTCGAGGCGGAGGAGCGTGCGGTGCTGGCGGAGGCGCTCGCGGCGATGCGCACCCGCCACCCCGGCGTGCCGGTCGACGCGCGACTCGAGCGGCGGGGCGCGGCGGCGGCGTTGCTCGACCACGCGCAACGCGCCTGCCTGGTGGTGGTCGGGAGTCGGGGGCGCGGACGCCTCCGCGGCGCCCTCCTGGGGTCGACGAGCCAGAACCTGCTCCATCACGCGCCGTGCCCGGTCATGGTGTGCCGTCCCCCGCGGGAGTGA
- a CDS encoding glycoside hydrolase family 65 protein, translating to MTAERAEFDPECELCALTGTTGTEWLLMFTGFDPVHEGTREALSTLANGYMSARGALSESRADGVHYPGVYVAGCYNRLTSRVDGMRHEDESLVNLPNWTAVTFRGEGGDWFSPASSFEMLHHHVGLDMRGGVLLRESVVVDGQGRRTRIRQRRIVSMADPHLAVVDTVLWPENWSGTLAVRSVLDANVRNSNVPDLAQFADRHLTEVAVGGVGPDGVWLRAQTSQSRVQVAEAARTRVRVDGLGVPTTHTRRFELDAVADHVAVEVRAGQCVEVEKVVAVYTSRDRAISEPLAAAQESALSAHGYADLLAAHVEAWDALWRRFEVSLGAPVRARQATDVQIFHLLQTLSPHTADLDVGVPARGLHGEAYRGHVFWDDVFVFPVLNMRLPELTRALLLYRYRRLPQARRLAAAQGLAGALFPWQSGSDGREETPRVLFNPRSGRWMPDHSRRQYHVNLAVAYNVWHYWEATADLGFLAAFGAELLVENARFWASLAVHDPVDDRFDIRGVMGPDEFHDGYPDRPGTGIDNSAYVNVMCAWSLARALDAYRILGENEDLGLWQRLDVGADELELWDRMRRRLRVCFLSNGLLAQFEGYESLAELDWDAYRARYGNIGRLDLILEAEGDSCIRYRASKQADVLMLLYLFTAEELTSLLHQLGCPFDPATIPATVEYYLDRTTHGSTLSRVAHAWVLARGNRRGSWQMLGEALEADLSDTQGGTTREDVHLGAMAGSVDILQRCYTGFDIRGDVLWLHPLLPDELEVLEFDIRYRDHWVRLRCDHRELTLSTKASAAPPIRVNVNGSEYEVAAGQQISVGTAQRMRPDPSMTGGV from the coding sequence ATGACGGCCGAACGCGCGGAGTTCGACCCGGAGTGCGAGCTGTGCGCGTTGACCGGCACCACGGGGACGGAGTGGCTGCTGATGTTCACCGGGTTCGACCCGGTGCACGAGGGCACCCGCGAGGCGTTGTCGACCCTCGCGAACGGGTACATGAGCGCGCGGGGTGCGCTGTCGGAGTCCCGCGCGGACGGCGTCCACTATCCCGGGGTGTACGTGGCCGGGTGCTACAACCGGCTGACGTCGCGGGTCGACGGGATGCGGCACGAGGACGAGAGCCTGGTCAATCTGCCCAACTGGACAGCCGTCACCTTCCGCGGTGAGGGCGGTGACTGGTTCTCCCCCGCGAGCTCGTTCGAAATGCTGCACCACCATGTCGGGCTCGACATGCGCGGCGGGGTGCTGCTGCGCGAATCGGTCGTGGTCGACGGGCAGGGCCGGCGGACCCGGATCCGCCAGCGCCGGATCGTGTCGATGGCCGATCCGCATCTTGCGGTGGTCGACACCGTGCTGTGGCCGGAGAACTGGTCGGGCACGCTGGCGGTGCGGTCGGTGCTGGACGCGAACGTGCGGAACTCCAACGTGCCCGATCTGGCGCAGTTCGCCGACCGCCATCTCACCGAGGTGGCGGTCGGCGGCGTCGGGCCCGACGGGGTGTGGCTGCGCGCCCAGACCAGCCAGTCCCGCGTGCAGGTGGCGGAGGCGGCCCGCACGCGGGTGCGGGTGGACGGGCTGGGGGTACCGACCACCCACACCCGCCGGTTCGAGCTGGACGCGGTGGCGGACCACGTCGCGGTCGAGGTGCGTGCCGGACAGTGCGTCGAGGTCGAGAAGGTCGTCGCGGTGTACACGTCGCGGGACCGCGCGATCTCCGAGCCGCTGGCGGCGGCGCAGGAGTCGGCGTTGTCGGCGCACGGTTACGCGGACCTGCTGGCCGCGCACGTGGAGGCATGGGATGCCCTGTGGCGCCGGTTCGAGGTGTCGCTGGGTGCCCCCGTGCGTGCGCGGCAGGCCACCGACGTCCAGATCTTCCATCTGCTGCAGACCCTGTCGCCGCACACCGCGGACCTGGACGTGGGGGTGCCGGCGCGGGGGCTGCACGGTGAGGCGTACCGGGGGCACGTGTTCTGGGACGACGTGTTCGTGTTTCCCGTGCTCAACATGCGGCTGCCCGAGCTGACGCGTGCGCTGCTGCTGTACCGGTACCGGCGTCTGCCGCAGGCCCGCCGCCTGGCGGCCGCGCAGGGCTTGGCCGGGGCGTTGTTTCCGTGGCAGAGCGGCAGCGACGGCCGGGAGGAGACCCCGCGCGTGCTGTTCAACCCGCGGTCGGGTCGCTGGATGCCCGACCACTCGCGCCGCCAGTATCACGTCAACCTGGCTGTCGCGTACAACGTGTGGCACTACTGGGAGGCGACGGCCGACCTGGGTTTCCTGGCCGCGTTCGGTGCCGAGCTGCTGGTGGAGAACGCGCGCTTCTGGGCGAGTCTGGCGGTGCACGATCCGGTCGACGACCGCTTCGACATCCGCGGCGTGATGGGCCCGGACGAGTTCCACGACGGGTACCCGGACCGGCCGGGCACCGGCATCGACAACAGCGCGTACGTCAACGTGATGTGCGCGTGGTCGCTGGCGCGGGCCCTCGACGCCTACCGCATCCTCGGTGAGAACGAGGACCTCGGGCTGTGGCAGCGACTCGACGTGGGCGCCGACGAGCTCGAACTGTGGGACCGGATGCGCCGACGGCTGCGGGTGTGCTTCCTGTCGAACGGGTTGCTGGCCCAGTTCGAGGGGTACGAGTCGCTCGCCGAGCTGGACTGGGACGCCTACCGGGCGCGGTACGGCAACATCGGCCGGCTGGACCTGATCCTCGAGGCGGAGGGCGACAGCTGCATCCGGTACCGCGCGTCGAAACAGGCGGACGTGCTGATGCTGCTGTACCTCTTCACCGCCGAGGAGTTGACGTCGCTGCTGCACCAACTGGGCTGCCCGTTCGATCCGGCGACGATCCCCGCGACCGTCGAGTACTACCTCGACCGGACGACGCACGGGTCGACGCTCAGCCGCGTCGCGCACGCATGGGTGCTCGCGCGCGGCAACCGGCGAGGTTCGTGGCAGATGCTCGGTGAGGCACTCGAGGCGGATCTGTCGGACACCCAGGGCGGGACGACGCGGGAGGACGTGCATCTGGGTGCGATGGCGGGCAGTGTCGACATCCTGCAGCGGTGCTACACGGGATTCGACATCCGCGGGGACGTGTTGTGGCTGCACCCGCTGTTGCCCGACGAACTCGAGGTTCTCGAGTTCGACATCCGGTACCGCGACCACTGGGTGCGTCTGCGCTGCGACCACCGGGAGCTGACGCTGTCGACGAAGGCCAGTGCCGCTCCCCCCATCCGGGTCAACGTCAACGGCAGCGAGTACGAGGTGGCCGCCGGCCAGCAGATCTCGGTGGGGACCGCGCAGCGGATGCGGCCCGACCCGTCGATGACCGGAGGTGTGTGA
- a CDS encoding sensor histidine kinase has translation MRARLADLTQALVEVSAGEDLREIARRIVVAARELTGARRGVIEVGDGGGTHLARVTVGDDGTGGRDRGGRAGAPAVLELPIRLRESMFGTLRLVGAERDGEDGGAFSVEDEALADALVTAAATALDNARLRELSERRHLRLAALHEVGTALLAPTDARHALQVVADRALELTDSDQSFLAMPTDPEEAPTDVADLEIAVAAGPESARLVGSLLPVMRSSTGRAFRMRAPCRADSLAYAPFDRALEAFGPALIVPLPAADGVTGVLVTLRRRGRPSFEPDQLALMTAFADQAVLALRLVAAQRESRELVLLADRDRIARDLHDHVIQRLFAAGLSLHGTLSRVSAPEVRARIDGTIDELQEVVADIRTAIFDLHEGADTLPLGQRLRRTVADLTADTPVEADVQVRGRLADLSPVVADHLDAVVREAVSNAVRHSGADTIRVAVDVTDRVTVEIADDGCGGGIPRPYGGLDNLAARAAEVGGAFELASTGGRGTRVVWTAPTLD, from the coding sequence GTGCGTGCACGTCTCGCGGACCTGACGCAGGCGTTGGTCGAAGTGTCGGCCGGGGAGGATCTGCGCGAGATCGCGCGCCGGATCGTGGTCGCGGCCCGAGAACTGACGGGTGCGCGCCGTGGCGTGATCGAGGTCGGTGACGGCGGCGGCACGCACCTGGCACGCGTGACCGTCGGGGACGACGGTACGGGCGGACGGGACCGTGGTGGGCGTGCGGGTGCGCCGGCGGTACTGGAATTGCCGATTCGGTTGCGCGAGAGCATGTTCGGGACGCTTCGGCTGGTGGGCGCGGAACGCGACGGGGAAGACGGCGGAGCCTTCTCCGTGGAGGACGAGGCGCTCGCGGACGCGTTGGTCACCGCGGCCGCGACCGCGCTCGACAACGCCCGGCTGCGTGAGCTGTCGGAACGACGACACCTGCGGCTCGCGGCGCTGCACGAGGTGGGCACGGCGCTGCTCGCGCCGACCGACGCCCGGCACGCCCTCCAGGTCGTCGCCGACCGGGCACTGGAACTGACCGACTCGGACCAGTCGTTCCTGGCCATGCCCACCGACCCGGAGGAGGCGCCGACGGACGTCGCGGACCTGGAGATCGCGGTCGCGGCGGGACCGGAATCCGCGCGGCTCGTGGGGAGTCTTCTGCCGGTGATGCGCTCGAGCACCGGCAGGGCCTTCCGGATGCGGGCGCCCTGCCGCGCGGACAGCCTCGCGTACGCCCCGTTCGATCGGGCGCTCGAGGCGTTCGGTCCGGCGCTGATCGTTCCGCTGCCGGCCGCCGACGGCGTCACCGGGGTGCTCGTGACGCTGCGCCGGCGGGGGCGCCCGTCGTTCGAACCCGATCAGCTCGCCCTCATGACGGCCTTCGCGGATCAGGCGGTGCTGGCGCTGCGGTTGGTGGCCGCGCAGCGCGAGAGTCGCGAGCTGGTGCTGCTCGCCGACCGGGACCGGATCGCCCGGGACCTCCACGACCATGTCATCCAACGGCTCTTCGCCGCCGGGTTGTCGCTGCACGGCACGTTGAGCCGGGTGTCCGCGCCCGAGGTCCGGGCGCGGATCGACGGGACCATCGACGAGTTGCAGGAGGTGGTGGCCGACATCAGGACGGCCATCTTCGACCTCCACGAGGGCGCCGACACGCTGCCACTCGGACAGCGGCTGCGCCGAACCGTCGCGGACCTGACCGCCGACACGCCCGTCGAGGCGGACGTACAGGTACGGGGGCGCCTCGCAGACCTGTCCCCGGTGGTGGCCGATCACCTCGACGCCGTGGTGCGGGAGGCGGTCAGCAACGCGGTGCGGCACTCGGGTGCCGACACGATCCGGGTGGCGGTGGACGTCACCGATCGTGTGACCGTGGAAATCGCGGACGACGGGTGCGGCGGCGGAATTCCGCGACCGTACGGAGGTCTGGACAATCTCGCCGCGCGGGCCGCGGAGGTCGGCGGCGCGTTCGAGCTCGCCTCGACCGGCGGGCGCGGCACCCGGGTGGTGTGGACCGCCCCGACGCTCGACTGA